A stretch of the Nicotiana tabacum cultivar K326 chromosome 6, ASM71507v2, whole genome shotgun sequence genome encodes the following:
- the LOC107823176 gene encoding uncharacterized protein LOC107823176 has protein sequence MSSMLGSQGLVLATAMAVSAGTVILLDLFRVKYSSTTHLSDQQDHSPPENQILKSCLSSAGKNKDRAKKKKKRVHFAADVKSSSGNGEEYRREHMRKYTETRIKSCGNEIVGMPGNRMALYTGILKDRVQRMEFSY, from the exons ATGTCAAGTATGTTGGGTTCACAAGGCTTAGTTTTAGCAACAGCCATGGCTGTCTCTGCCGGTACCGTCATTCTACTGGATCTTTTCCGGGTCAAGTACTCCTCAACGACCCATCTTTCCGATCAACAAGATCACTCTCCACCTGAAAATCAGATTCTCAAATCTTGTTTATCTTCAG CTGGAAAGAACAAGGACAgagcaaagaagaaaaagaagagagttCATTTTGCAGCTGATGTGAAAAGTTCAAGTGGAAATGGCGAGGAGTACAGAAGAGAACATATGAGGAAATATACAGAAACTCGTATTAAATCTTGCGGGAATGAGATTGTGGGTATGCCAGGTAATAGAATGGCTTTATACACTGGGATTCTCAAGGATCGGGTGCAACGCATGGAATTCTCCTATTGA
- the LOC107823175 gene encoding phospholipase D alpha 1-like — protein MAAVLLHGTLHVTVHEVDRLREKHGGNFFSKIKETVEETVGVGKGASKMYATVDLEKARVGRTRVIENEPSNPRWNESFHIYCAHMASNVIFTVKDNNSIGATLIGRAYLPVNELLEGEEVDEWIEILDEDKNPIKEGSKIHVTLQFFDISRDRNWGRGIGSPKYPGVPYTFFPQRSGCRVSLYQDAHIPDKFIPKIPLSGSKYYEPHRCWEDVFDAITNAKHLIYITGWSVYTEITLLRDSRRQKPGGDITLGELLKKKASDGVKVLMLVWDDRTSVRLLKKDGLMATHDEETEEFFKDTDVHCVLCPRDPDDGGSIVKDLQISTMFTHHQKIVIVDSDMPSGESDMRRIVSFVGGIDLCDGRYDTPFHSLFRTLDTVHHDDFHQPNFAEASITKGGPREPWHDIHSRVEGPIAWDVLFNFEQRWRKQGGKDILVNLREIDNVIIPPSPVMYPDDPETWNVQLFRSIDGGAAFGFPDTPEDAAKAGLVSGKDNIVDRSIQDAYITAIRRAKNFIYIENQYFLGSCYDWQCDDVKVEEIGALHLIPKELTLKIVSKIEAGERFTVYVLVPMWPEGIPESASVQAILDWQKRTMEMMYKHIFQAIRDKGIDDHPRNYLTFFCIGNRELKKTGEYEPSEKPEPDSDYERAQEARRFMIYVHSKMMIVDDEYIIVGSANINQRSMDGARDSEIAIGAYQPHHLTTRQPARGQVHGFRMALWYEHMGMLDDTFQHPESEECVRKVNQIADKYWDLYTSESLENDLPGHLLRYPVGLTNNGDITDLPGNGNEFFPDTKARVVGTKSDYLPPILTT, from the exons ATGGCTGCTGTTCTGCTTCATGGTACTCTGCATGTCACTGTACACGAGGTTGATAGGTTGCGCGAGAAGCACGGTGGCAACTTCTTCAGCAAG ATTAAAGAGACCGTCGAGGAGACTGTAGGTGTTGGCAAAGGAGCTTCTAAAATGTATGCCACAGTTGATTTGGAAAAGGCAAGGGTTGGAAGAACCAGAGTCATTGAAAATGAACCAAGCAATCCTAGGTGGAATGAGTCGTTTCACATCTACTGTGCTCATATGGCATCAAATGTTATATTTACAGTCAAAGATAACAATTCCATTGGTGCAACCTTAATTGGAAGAGCTTATTTACCTGTTAATGAACTCTTGGAAGGGGAAGAGGTCGATGAATGGATTGAGATACTGGATGAAGACAAGAATCCCATAAAAGAAGGTTCTAAGATCCATGTGACGCTACAGTTCTTTGATATCAGTCGAGATCGTAATTGGGGACGTGGAATAGGTAGTCCTAAATATCCTGGTGTCCCTTACACTTTCTTCCCACAGAGATCAGGATGTCGCGTTTCTTTGTATCAAGATGCACATATCCCTGACAAATTTATTCCTAAAATACCTCTATCGGGGAGTAAATATTATGAACCGCATAGATGTTGGGAAGATGTGTTTGATGCTATTACAAATGCAAAGCACTTGATTTACATTACCGGCTGGTCAGTATATACTGAAATAACCTTGTTGAGAGACTCGAGGAGGCAAAAGCCTGGAGGAGATATCACACTCGGAGAGTTGCTCAAGAAGAAGGCGAGTGACGGTGTTAAAGTCCTTATGCTTGTATGGGATGATAGAACATCTGTACGTCTGCTGAAGAAGGATGGTCTTATGGCCACTCATGACGAAGAAACTGAAGAGTTCTTTAAAGATACTGACGTGCACTGTGTACTTTGCCCTCGGGATCCTGATGATGGTGGAAGCATAGTTAAGGATTTACAAATATCTACCATGTTTACTCATCACCAGAAAATCGTAATAGTGGACAGTGACATGCCCAGTGGAGAGTCGGACATGAGGAGGATTGTGAGTTTTGTTGGTGGCATTGATCTTTGTGATGGAAGATACGATACACCTTTCCATTCACTTTTTAGAACACTGGACACTGTACACCACGATGATTTCCACCAGCCTAATTTTGCTGAGGCTTCGATTACCAAAGGTGGGCCTAGGGAGCCCTGGCATGACATTCACTCTCGCGTTGAAGGACCAATTGCTTGGGATGTTCTGTTTAATTTTGAGCAGAGATGGAGAAAACAAGGCGGAAAAGATATTCTAGTCAACTTAAGAGAGATTGACAATGTTATCATTCCACCATCTCCAGTTATGTATCCAGATGATCCTGAAACGTGGAATGTTCAGTTATTCAGATCTATCGATGGCGGGGCAGCTTTTGGTTTTCCTGACACACCCGAAGATGCAGCAAAGGCGGGTCTAGTGAGTGGCAAAGATAACATAGTCGATAGAAGTATTCAGGATGCTTATATCACTGCTATTCGTCGGGCAAAGAATTTCATTTACATTGAAAATCAGTATTTTCTTGGAAGCTGTTACGATTGGCAGTGTGATGATGTGAAAGTAGAGGAGATAGGTGCTTTGCATCTCATTCCAAAAGAACTTACGTTGAAGATTGTGAGTAAGATTGAAGCAGGGGAAAGGTTTACAGTATATGTTCTGGTTCCAATGTGGCCAGAAGGAATTCCTGAGAGTGCATCTGTACAAGCAATATTAGATTGGCAAAAGAGGACAATGGAAATGATGTATAAACATATATTCCAGGCTATCAGAGACAAAGGTATTGACGATCACCCCAGGAATTATTTGACTTTTTTCTGCATTGGTAATCGGGAGTTGAAGAAGACCGGAGAATATGAACCTTCAGAGAAGCCAGAACCTGATTCTGATTATGAGCGAGCTCAGGAAGCTCGTCGCTTCATGATCTATGTCCATTCCAAGATGATGATTG ttgatgatgagtacatCATAGTTGGATCAGCCAACATAAACCAGAGGTCAATGGACGGCGCAAGAGATTCTGAGATAGCAATAGGAGCATACCAGCCTCATCATTTAACGACAAGACAACCAGCACGGGGTCAAGTTCATGGTTTCAGAATGGCATTGTGGTACGAGCATATGGGTATGCTTGACGACACCTTCCAACATCCAGAAAGTGAGGAATGTGTGAGGAAGGTGAATCAAATCGCTGATAAATACTGGGATCTGTATACAAGTGAGAGCCTAGAAAATGATCTGCCTGGTCACTTGCTCCGATACCCCGTTGGACTTACGAACAATGGGGATATCACGGATTTGCCTGGAAATGGAAATGAGTTCTTCCCTGACACTAAGGCCAGGGTTGTTGGTACTAAATCTGACTACCTTCCTCCTATCCTCACTACATAA